A single region of the Sphingobium sp. TKS genome encodes:
- a CDS encoding DUF736 domain-containing protein produces MATIGTFTQAGNGSFTGTLKTLTLNAKAALRPIDKESEKAPDFRLAVSTVECGAGWKKTSRENRDYISVKLDDPTFAAPIYATLVETETPGEYALIWSR; encoded by the coding sequence ATGGCGACCATCGGCACCTTCACCCAGGCGGGTAACGGCTCCTTCACCGGAACCCTCAAGACGCTCACCCTCAACGCCAAGGCGGCTCTTCGCCCGATCGACAAGGAGAGCGAGAAGGCCCCCGATTTCCGCCTCGCGGTCAGCACGGTCGAATGCGGCGCGGGCTGGAAAAAGACCAGCCGCGAGAACCGCGACTACATCTCGGTCAAACTGGACGATCCGACCTTCGCGGCTCCAATCTACGCCACTCTGGTCGAAACCGAGACCCCCGGCGAATACGCTCTCATCTGGTCGCGCTGA
- a CDS encoding DUF932 domain-containing protein, with translation MYHQLATRFGRNAHQISGWEPLDNEALYRHVPSIFAREAHDSRSERYVYVPTIDIVEGLRREGWFPFFAVQSVPRDGSRHGHAKHMLRLRRDEGIGKAEAAEVIIVNSHDGTSAYQMFAGMLRFVCTNSMIAGERFEEVRVPHKGNIEHDIIEGVYTVAEDFPRLIGASEAMKEVRLSEDERRLLGEVSLVARYGEDESPLRPEQIIEPRRREDMGDSLWTTFNVIQENVVRGGLQGRKRNAEGRIRRAQTRAINGIDQNVTLNRALWTLAEGMQRLKAV, from the coding sequence ATGTACCATCAGCTTGCCACCCGGTTCGGCCGGAACGCCCATCAGATCAGCGGTTGGGAGCCGCTCGACAACGAGGCGCTATATCGCCACGTCCCGTCCATCTTCGCCCGCGAGGCGCACGACAGCCGTTCGGAGCGGTATGTCTATGTCCCGACCATCGACATCGTGGAGGGATTGCGCCGGGAAGGATGGTTCCCGTTCTTCGCCGTCCAGTCGGTTCCGCGCGACGGTTCGCGCCACGGCCACGCAAAACACATGCTGCGCCTTCGTCGTGACGAGGGTATCGGCAAAGCCGAGGCCGCAGAAGTCATCATCGTGAACAGCCATGACGGGACCAGCGCCTACCAGATGTTCGCCGGGATGCTGCGCTTCGTCTGCACCAATTCCATGATCGCGGGCGAGCGGTTCGAGGAGGTCCGCGTGCCGCACAAGGGCAATATCGAGCATGATATTATCGAAGGCGTTTACACCGTCGCCGAGGACTTCCCCCGCCTGATCGGCGCGAGCGAGGCCATGAAAGAGGTCCGGCTTTCCGAGGACGAGCGGCGGTTGCTTGGCGAGGTCAGCTTGGTCGCCCGCTATGGCGAGGATGAAAGCCCGCTACGGCCTGAACAGATCATCGAACCGCGCCGCCGCGAGGACATGGGCGATAGCCTGTGGACCACCTTCAACGTCATTCAGGAGAATGTCGTGCGGGGCGGTTTGCAGGGCCGCAAGCGCAACGCCGAGGGCCGCATACGCCGGGCGCAGACCCGCGCCATCAACGGCATCGACCAGAATGTGACGCTCAACCGGGCGCTCTGGACGCTGGCCGAGGGAATGCAACGCCTCAAGGCCGTATGA
- a CDS encoding helix-turn-helix transcriptional regulator yields the protein MSDTPSNLPPRFLRTPEAARFLGLSGRTLEKHRYFGTGPAYRRIGGRVVYSVDDLRAWADIGIKHSTSDPGQDDLMPRADSAIARSRR from the coding sequence TTGTCCGATACGCCCTCCAACCTACCGCCCCGCTTCCTGCGCACGCCGGAAGCCGCGCGCTTTCTTGGCCTCTCCGGCCGCACCCTCGAAAAGCACCGCTATTTCGGAACCGGCCCGGCCTACCGCCGCATCGGCGGCCGCGTCGTCTATTCGGTCGATGACCTGCGCGCCTGGGCCGACATCGGCATCAAGCATTCGACCTCCGATCCGGGTCAGGACGACCTCATGCCACGCGCGGATTCGGCCATCGCCCGGAGCCGGCGATGA
- a CDS encoding transcriptional regulator domain-containing protein produces the protein MPTPPGRRQRGAGRLSDALGRADIAAEFLRRNRTYRAEHAQMQTRIASGAVAKDAAEAAFARRWGLSFRHVAG, from the coding sequence ATGCCGACGCCACCTGGGCGTCGCCAGCGCGGCGCCGGAAGACTGTCCGACGCCCTCGGGCGCGCCGATATTGCCGCCGAGTTTCTGCGGCGAAACCGCACCTATCGCGCCGAACATGCGCAGATGCAGACACGCATCGCCAGCGGCGCCGTCGCGAAGGACGCAGCGGAAGCCGCGTTCGCGCGGCGCTGGGGGTTGTCCTTTCGCCACGTCGCCGGATGA
- a CDS encoding DUF2840 domain-containing protein — translation MTVPPSPMRHRQPSDDGMTRVELTWIEKQIEHWIRFGRVAVDEIVDRRRRIVRFRPGAIFAFIRWAANDYGTVVSRIDIVRAVGADEPFTTLPFVRPGGDILLKIEGWPKVSQVLAAIDATEAAGVDPCDAAPDHWRHVHNRIAAGQAPRPYTLERHRAWLKRRKIEG, via the coding sequence ATGACCGTCCCGCCGTCACCCATGCGTCACCGCCAGCCGTCCGATGACGGCATGACACGCGTTGAACTGACCTGGATCGAGAAGCAGATCGAGCACTGGATCAGGTTCGGCCGCGTCGCCGTGGACGAGATCGTCGATCGCCGCCGCCGCATCGTCCGCTTCCGGCCCGGCGCGATCTTCGCGTTCATCCGCTGGGCGGCGAACGACTACGGCACGGTAGTCTCGCGCATCGACATCGTGCGCGCGGTCGGCGCGGACGAGCCGTTCACGACGCTGCCGTTCGTGCGGCCGGGTGGCGACATCCTGCTCAAGATCGAGGGCTGGCCCAAAGTCAGTCAGGTTCTCGCGGCGATCGACGCGACCGAAGCGGCCGGCGTCGATCCGTGTGACGCCGCGCCCGACCATTGGCGGCACGTCCATAACCGCATCGCCGCCGGACAAGCCCCGCGCCCTTACACGCTGGAGCGTCATCGCGCCTGGCTCAAGCGCCGGAAGATCGAGGGATGA
- a CDS encoding DUF2285 domain-containing protein has protein sequence MRRCRHASPAAPSRRTQRKPRSRGAGGCPFATSPDDLSAPVVWRPELTAVTVILDVAPEGFEHATPVDPQMLGALLADHAGIVGRHVIVEDAAGEHRLWLRAPEPGRPLAAVVPLDKDFITRVLSLLRFHRRLLGRATGPFPRGWPLTAQKLARLDLILRALDLHDSGATYREIAIALGRDDAERMSSSDWKMSASRSFAVRLVRDGLALMKADYRKLLRIR, from the coding sequence ATGCGCAGATGCAGACACGCATCGCCAGCGGCGCCGTCGCGAAGGACGCAGCGGAAGCCGCGTTCGCGCGGCGCTGGGGGTTGTCCTTTCGCCACGTCGCCGGATGACCTGTCGGCGCCGGTTGTCTGGCGGCCGGAACTGACCGCTGTCACGGTCATCCTGGACGTCGCACCGGAGGGGTTCGAGCACGCCACACCTGTTGATCCGCAAATGCTTGGCGCACTGCTCGCAGACCACGCCGGCATCGTAGGTCGCCACGTCATCGTCGAGGACGCGGCCGGCGAGCATCGCCTGTGGCTGCGGGCTCCCGAACCCGGCCGGCCGCTCGCCGCCGTCGTTCCGCTCGACAAGGACTTCATCACGAGGGTGTTGAGCTTGTTGCGCTTCCATCGCCGCCTGCTTGGCCGGGCGACGGGGCCATTTCCGCGTGGCTGGCCGCTCACGGCGCAAAAGCTCGCGCGGCTCGACCTCATCCTGCGGGCGCTCGACCTGCATGACAGCGGCGCGACCTATCGTGAGATCGCGATCGCGCTGGGACGCGACGATGCGGAGCGAATGTCGTCCAGCGACTGGAAAATGTCGGCCTCGCGTTCCTTCGCCGTGCGCCTCGTCCGTGACGGCCTCGCGCTGATGAAGGCCGACTACCGCAAACTGCTCCGTATCCGCTGA
- a CDS encoding DNA -binding domain-containing protein, whose protein sequence is MDKMSFDDRAPESPQLTSYDERHLTDYLRLLDAETDGADWREAAGLIFGIDPNAEPDRAKVMHDTHLARARWMTEVGYVHLLGCERPAKR, encoded by the coding sequence ATGGACAAGATGAGTTTCGACGATCGCGCGCCCGAGTCGCCGCAGCTTACCAGCTACGACGAGCGCCATCTGACGGACTATCTGCGGCTGCTCGACGCCGAAACGGACGGAGCCGATTGGCGCGAGGCGGCGGGGCTGATTTTCGGCATCGACCCTAACGCCGAACCAGATCGTGCCAAGGTCATGCACGATACCCATCTCGCCCGCGCCCGGTGGATGACCGAAGTCGGCTACGTGCATTTACTTGGCTGCGAACGACCGGCAAAGCGTTAA